A genomic segment from Ruegeria sp. TM1040 encodes:
- the dnaN gene encoding DNA polymerase III subunit beta produces MKISIERATLLKAVAQAQSVVERRNTIPILANVLIEAEGSDVMFRATDLDIEVVDKAPAQVERAGATTVAATTLHEIVRKLPDGALVTLDADAASGRLTVEAGRSNFSLATLPREDFPVMATSEYHSNFTANAAMLRRLFDKSKFAISTEETRYYLNGVYMHVATGESGGKALRCVATDGHRLARIDADLPMGAEDMPGVIVPRKTVGELRKLLDEDDMDIAVSVSETKVRFATPNITLTSKVIDGTFPDYTRVIPVGNTRRLEVDASEFAKAVDRVATVSSERSRAVKLQLDEDRLVLSVNAPDSGAAEEELAVAYSDERLEIGFNAKYLLEIANQVDRENAVFMFNSSGDPTLMREGSDESAVYVVMPMRV; encoded by the coding sequence ATGAAGATCAGCATTGAACGCGCAACGCTTCTGAAGGCTGTGGCCCAGGCGCAGTCGGTGGTTGAGCGCCGCAACACCATTCCGATCCTCGCCAATGTCCTGATCGAGGCCGAAGGCAGTGATGTGATGTTCCGCGCAACCGACCTCGATATCGAGGTCGTCGACAAGGCGCCCGCACAGGTGGAGCGTGCAGGCGCCACCACCGTTGCGGCCACCACATTGCATGAGATCGTGCGCAAGCTGCCCGACGGGGCACTGGTCACGCTCGATGCCGACGCGGCCAGTGGTCGCCTCACTGTGGAGGCTGGCCGGTCGAATTTTTCGCTGGCAACGCTGCCGCGAGAAGATTTTCCGGTTATGGCGACGTCGGAGTATCACTCCAACTTCACGGCAAATGCCGCCATGTTGCGGCGCCTGTTTGACAAGTCAAAGTTTGCGATCTCCACCGAAGAGACGCGCTATTACCTGAACGGTGTCTATATGCATGTGGCCACCGGTGAAAGCGGTGGCAAGGCGCTGCGCTGTGTGGCAACCGACGGGCACCGTCTTGCGCGTATTGATGCGGATTTGCCGATGGGTGCCGAGGACATGCCAGGCGTGATCGTGCCCCGCAAGACTGTGGGCGAGTTGCGCAAACTCCTCGACGAGGACGACATGGATATCGCTGTCTCTGTCTCAGAGACCAAAGTGCGCTTTGCCACGCCCAATATCACTCTGACATCCAAGGTGATTGACGGGACTTTCCCCGATTACACCCGCGTTATTCCGGTCGGCAATACCCGCCGTCTGGAGGTGGATGCCAGTGAGTTTGCGAAAGCTGTGGACCGGGTTGCCACGGTGTCTTCAGAGCGGTCACGCGCGGTAAAGCTGCAACTTGATGAAGATCGGCTTGTGTTGTCGGTGAATGCCCCTGACAGCGGTGCAGCCGAAGAAGAGCTGGCTGTTGCCTATAGCGACGAGCGGTTGGAAATCGGGTTTAACGCGAAATATCTTCTGGAGATTGCCAATCAGGTTGATCGAGAGAATGCCGTGTTCATGTTCAACTCTTCTGGTGATCCGACATTGATGCGCGAAGGCAGCGACGAAAGCGCGGTCTATGTGGTCATGCCGATGCGCGTCTGA